The Halomonas sp. 7T genome contains a region encoding:
- a CDS encoding Tim44 domain-containing protein has product MLRQFFAMLLVSVIGFSAAIEHAEARRLGGGGNTGSMSRSADRPASTPAQQQQVQQQQNQAGTAAARRGGMGGMMGGLLAGGLLAALFFGGAFDELRIMDLLVMVGVAALAIFAFRVFMRQRRPASATAAGYQREHQETQPAPHNFAAAPGSLASGLQSTPAWFDKERFLGGAKEHFMTLQRAWDNNDFTQIQEYVTPELYNLLRQERAEEPANNSTMVVKLFAELGDINEYDDTAEATVIFHGILEENGEQTEFNETWHLTRLMRDQAPWYLQGIEQNPGA; this is encoded by the coding sequence ATGTTACGACAATTTTTCGCTATGCTGCTGGTCAGCGTTATAGGCTTCAGCGCCGCTATTGAGCACGCAGAAGCACGCCGCCTGGGCGGTGGTGGCAACACAGGAAGCATGTCTCGTTCAGCGGATCGTCCTGCGAGCACTCCTGCTCAACAGCAGCAGGTACAGCAACAACAGAACCAAGCGGGTACAGCAGCGGCACGTAGAGGCGGTATGGGGGGCATGATGGGCGGCCTACTCGCAGGTGGCCTGCTAGCGGCGCTCTTCTTTGGCGGCGCCTTCGATGAGCTGCGCATCATGGACTTATTGGTGATGGTAGGCGTGGCCGCCTTAGCCATTTTCGCTTTTCGCGTCTTTATGCGGCAGCGACGCCCTGCCTCGGCCACTGCGGCAGGCTATCAACGTGAGCATCAAGAGACCCAGCCTGCACCTCACAACTTCGCCGCTGCCCCCGGCAGCTTGGCTAGCGGCTTACAGAGCACCCCTGCATGGTTTGATAAAGAGCGTTTTCTCGGCGGTGCTAAAGAGCACTTTATGACGCTTCAGCGTGCCTGGGATAACAACGACTTCACTCAGATCCAGGAGTACGTAACGCCTGAGCTTTATAACCTATTACGCCAGGAGCGTGCTGAAGAGCCCGCTAATAACAGCACAATGGTCGTTAAATTATTCGCTGAGCTTGGTGATATCAATGAGTACGATGACACTGCCGAAGCCACTGTTATTTTCCACGGCATTTTAGAGGAAAACGGCGAGCAAACAGAGTTCAATGAGACTTGGCACTTAACCCGCTTAATGCGCGACCAGGCGCCCTGGTACTTACAAGGGATTGAGCAAAACCCCGGCGCATAG
- a CDS encoding isochorismatase family protein produces MRLHHQQSLLLIVDFQAGLLPVIEGGEAAIEEAAWLAGVAEALQVPVWLTEQYPERLGSTAPALLSALGEQQVWQKRHFCVMEEPEFANALQAQKARQIVICGTEAHICVLQSALGLLEAGYEVFWLSEATASRRKDEARLARERACARGAVAVTADMVAYEWLNRCDTTTFKEVHQRFLKPRSPRDVTFF; encoded by the coding sequence GTGCGCTTACATCATCAACAAAGTCTGCTGTTAATTGTCGATTTTCAAGCGGGCCTATTGCCCGTTATTGAGGGTGGCGAAGCCGCTATAGAAGAGGCTGCCTGGTTGGCAGGCGTTGCCGAGGCGCTGCAGGTGCCAGTATGGTTAACCGAGCAGTATCCAGAACGGTTAGGAAGCACGGCGCCTGCGTTATTGAGTGCGCTAGGCGAGCAGCAGGTGTGGCAAAAACGTCATTTTTGCGTAATGGAAGAGCCTGAGTTTGCCAATGCTTTACAAGCCCAGAAAGCACGGCAGATAGTGATATGTGGAACAGAAGCGCACATCTGTGTATTACAGAGTGCGCTTGGTTTGCTGGAAGCGGGCTACGAGGTGTTTTGGCTCAGTGAGGCGACGGCTAGCCGTCGTAAAGACGAAGCAAGGTTAGCCCGAGAACGCGCCTGTGCCCGCGGCGCCGTAGCGGTCACGGCTGATATGGTCGCTTATGAGTGGCTGAACCGTTGCGACACAACCACTTTTAAAGAAGTGCACCAGCGCTTCTTAAAGCCTCGCTCACCGCGTGACGTGACATTTTTCTGA
- the yaaA gene encoding peroxide stress protein YaaA: protein MLSVISPAKTLDFETPSTTENVTQPDFLGHSQPLIDILRGYSPQQLSELMGISDKLAGLNAARFADWQPPFSLENAKPAVQAFQGDVYTGLEAKTFSEADNQFAQQHLRILSGLYGLLRPLDLIQAYRLEMGTKLPNKAGKDLYAYWKPTLTSALNSAIQDSGSNVLVNLASNEYFKAVDAKKLNARVITPVFKDEKNGTFKIISFYAKKARGLMSAWIIQQQINDPDALTGFDIEGYRFDAAASEGDTLVFIRKEADR, encoded by the coding sequence ATGCTGAGCGTTATTTCCCCTGCCAAAACGCTAGATTTTGAAACGCCCTCCACCACCGAGAACGTTACCCAACCTGACTTCCTCGGCCATAGCCAGCCGTTGATCGATATTCTGCGTGGCTACTCGCCACAGCAGCTGAGCGAGCTTATGGGTATTAGCGATAAGCTGGCGGGGCTGAATGCCGCCCGTTTTGCCGACTGGCAGCCGCCCTTCTCGCTTGAAAATGCCAAACCTGCGGTTCAAGCTTTTCAGGGGGATGTGTATACCGGGCTTGAAGCGAAGACCTTTAGCGAAGCGGATAACCAGTTCGCCCAGCAGCATTTACGTATTTTGTCGGGGCTGTATGGCTTGCTGCGTCCACTGGATCTTATCCAGGCATATCGATTGGAAATGGGCACCAAGCTGCCTAACAAGGCGGGCAAAGATCTGTATGCCTACTGGAAGCCCACGCTAACTTCCGCGCTCAATAGCGCTATTCAAGACAGTGGCTCGAACGTGCTGGTTAACCTAGCCTCAAATGAGTACTTTAAAGCCGTGGATGCGAAGAAGCTGAATGCCCGGGTCATTACACCGGTATTTAAGGATGAGAAGAACGGCACTTTCAAAATCATCAGCTTCTATGCCAAAAAAGCGCGCGGCTTAATGAGCGCCTGGATTATTCAGCAGCAAATTAATGACCCCGATGCGTTAACTGGATTTGATATCGAAGGCTATCGTTTTGATGCTGCAGCCTCAGAAGGCGATACGCTGGTATTTATACGCAAAGAAGCTGACCGCTAA
- a CDS encoding NADP(H)-dependent aldo-keto reductase, giving the protein MQTRPLGRTGMEVSRLCLGTMTFGEQNSEAEAHEQLDRAVAFGINFIDTAEMYPVPPKADTQGLTEAYIGSWLKARGSRDDVIVATKAAGPGLDHIRGGPKMSRDHLHQAIDSSLERLNTDYVDLYQLHWPDRNTNFFGKLGYTHSEQEDATPLEETLSALKELVEAGKIRAVGLSNDTPWGVMRMLQLSDQLGLPRVASIQNPYNLLNRSFEVGLAEIAHREDVGLLAYSPLGFGVLSGKYLNGAQPPKGRLTLYERFKRYTSPEAEAATQAYVDVAKEHGLDPAQMALAFVNSRSFLTSNIIGATTMDQLESNLASESLKLDEEVLTAIDDIHRRMPTPCP; this is encoded by the coding sequence ATGCAAACTCGCCCACTGGGTAGAACTGGGATGGAGGTCAGCCGACTCTGCTTAGGCACGATGACGTTTGGCGAACAAAATAGTGAAGCAGAAGCCCATGAACAGCTCGATCGAGCAGTGGCTTTCGGCATCAACTTCATCGACACCGCTGAAATGTACCCGGTTCCGCCAAAAGCAGACACTCAGGGCTTAACCGAAGCGTATATTGGCAGCTGGTTAAAGGCTCGCGGGTCACGCGATGATGTCATCGTCGCCACCAAAGCCGCTGGACCGGGCTTAGATCATATTCGTGGTGGCCCCAAGATGAGCCGGGATCATCTTCATCAGGCCATCGATTCAAGCCTTGAACGGCTGAACACTGACTATGTTGATCTTTACCAGCTGCACTGGCCTGACCGTAACACTAACTTTTTCGGCAAGCTGGGCTATACCCACTCAGAGCAAGAAGATGCCACGCCACTTGAAGAGACACTCTCTGCGCTTAAAGAGCTGGTAGAGGCGGGTAAGATTCGCGCCGTAGGCCTTTCCAATGACACGCCTTGGGGCGTGATGCGCATGCTGCAGCTCTCTGATCAGTTGGGCTTGCCTCGCGTCGCTTCTATCCAAAACCCGTATAACCTACTGAACCGCTCGTTTGAGGTGGGCTTGGCGGAGATTGCCCACCGTGAAGATGTGGGTCTGCTGGCCTATTCGCCGCTGGGGTTTGGTGTGCTATCCGGTAAGTACCTTAACGGTGCCCAGCCGCCCAAAGGCCGCTTGACGCTGTACGAACGTTTTAAGCGCTACACCTCACCAGAGGCTGAAGCAGCGACCCAGGCGTACGTTGATGTGGCCAAAGAGCACGGGCTCGACCCGGCGCAAATGGCGCTAGCGTTTGTTAACTCACGAAGCTTCCTCACCAGCAATATCATTGGCGCGACAACCATGGATCAGCTGGAAAGCAACCTAGCCAGTGAGAGCCTGAAGCTGGATGAGGAGGTCTTAACCGCTATCGACGACATCCATCGTCGCATGCCCACCCCCTGCCCTTAA
- a CDS encoding tetratricopeptide repeat protein has product MPQASSLFTRLEFRLAEQLFHTRWLLPRSPRTQRLTMQLFKRCAEAGHPDALSIYGHMLFHRSLSPHDKARGARYVLEAAQAGDIKSQFQAAQIHEHGCVQYPRREDYAVTLYARAAQSGHFLAAERLARAYRLGELGLAIDNDQAAYWQGLADRQAQTELATA; this is encoded by the coding sequence ATGCCGCAGGCATCATCATTGTTTACTCGTCTAGAATTTCGTCTTGCTGAGCAGCTGTTCCATACGCGTTGGTTACTGCCGCGTTCTCCGCGTACACAACGTTTAACAATGCAGTTATTCAAACGCTGTGCCGAGGCGGGGCATCCCGATGCGCTGTCTATTTATGGCCATATGCTGTTTCATCGTAGTTTGTCACCTCACGACAAGGCACGTGGAGCGCGCTATGTGTTAGAAGCTGCTCAAGCGGGCGATATTAAGTCACAGTTCCAAGCCGCCCAAATTCATGAGCATGGCTGTGTGCAGTATCCGCGTCGTGAAGATTATGCGGTAACGCTGTATGCCCGTGCCGCTCAATCGGGCCACTTTCTAGCGGCTGAAAGGCTAGCTCGTGCTTATCGCCTTGGCGAGCTAGGCTTGGCAATAGATAATGATCAAGCGGCTTACTGGCAAGGTTTGGCCGATCGTCAGGCGCAGACTGAACTGGCGACGGCTTAG
- a CDS encoding TIGR00730 family Rossman fold protein codes for MSRICVYLGSREGNSPAFRQAANALGTALGERGHTLVYGGARIGLMGELANAVLAAGGKVIGVMPDHLVEREQAHFGLTELIRVPNMHERKATMAANADAFIALPGGIGTFEELFEIWTWGYLGLHDKPMGLLDTESFYAPLLTFLDSTVSHGFLAQTTRNMLVDAPTPSQLLEMLEEQIP; via the coding sequence ATGTCACGCATTTGTGTTTACCTCGGTTCACGAGAGGGCAACAGCCCAGCGTTTCGCCAAGCCGCCAACGCACTCGGCACAGCCTTAGGCGAGCGCGGCCACACCTTAGTGTATGGCGGCGCGCGTATTGGCTTAATGGGCGAATTAGCGAATGCAGTGTTAGCGGCAGGTGGCAAAGTCATCGGCGTGATGCCTGATCATCTTGTGGAGCGCGAGCAGGCCCACTTTGGTTTAACTGAGCTAATTCGCGTACCCAATATGCATGAGCGTAAGGCCACCATGGCCGCCAACGCTGACGCTTTTATTGCCTTGCCCGGTGGCATTGGCACCTTTGAAGAGCTATTTGAGATTTGGACCTGGGGTTATTTAGGGCTACACGATAAGCCCATGGGACTGCTCGATACCGAAAGCTTTTATGCACCACTGCTAACGTTTCTTGATAGCACGGTCAGCCATGGCTTTTTGGCCCAAACAACGCGCAATATGCTGGTAGATGCACCGACACCTAGCCAGCTACTCGAAATGCTGGAAGAGCAGATACCGTAA
- a CDS encoding DUF501 domain-containing protein: MVIRTDQAPDERQLAIITQQLGRAPRGIEAVAATDTQGTPLVLRMAPIVDGKPFPTLYWLCSDLLKIEISRIEAVGVIKSLEQRLQEEPDFLAAYQQSHRDYVEARWRAMSEAQREDVAQRGYTDVLTERGIGGISNWQQVRCLHTQYAHHLCGNNVIGQWMDEHYDVQRCLS; this comes from the coding sequence ATGGTAATTCGTACCGACCAAGCCCCCGACGAGCGCCAACTGGCCATTATTACGCAGCAGCTCGGACGGGCACCTCGCGGTATTGAAGCCGTTGCAGCCACAGACACACAGGGCACTCCCTTGGTTCTTCGCATGGCCCCTATCGTGGATGGCAAGCCCTTCCCTACGCTTTACTGGCTCTGCTCCGACCTTCTTAAAATTGAAATCTCACGTATTGAAGCCGTCGGCGTGATTAAGTCGCTGGAGCAGCGCCTGCAAGAAGAGCCTGATTTTTTGGCCGCTTACCAACAGAGTCATCGCGACTATGTCGAGGCCCGCTGGCGCGCGATGAGTGAGGCTCAGCGCGAAGACGTTGCGCAACGGGGCTACACCGATGTACTCACAGAGCGTGGCATTGGCGGTATCAGCAACTGGCAGCAGGTACGCTGCCTACACACCCAGTACGCCCACCATCTGTGCGGTAATAATGTGATTGGCCAGTGGATGGACGAACACTACGACGTTCAGCGCTGCCTAAGCTAA
- a CDS encoding acyl-CoA thioesterase, with amino-acid sequence MFTRTIEPAFYDTDALGHINNTRLPAWFEWARNDLFKLFTPNLNPKQWRLIMARMEVDYRAELFYGHDIELRTYLTRLGTSSFTVTQEARQHGKLTNLGHTVLVQFDHQAKCAMPIEGELREALLAHLHDAPEPA; translated from the coding sequence ATGTTTACGCGTACTATTGAGCCTGCTTTTTACGACACCGACGCGCTCGGCCATATTAACAATACTCGTTTGCCTGCGTGGTTTGAGTGGGCGCGTAACGATCTTTTTAAGCTATTCACCCCAAACCTCAACCCCAAGCAGTGGCGCCTAATTATGGCGCGCATGGAAGTCGACTACCGCGCTGAACTGTTTTACGGTCACGATATCGAATTACGTACCTATCTGACACGTTTAGGCACTAGCTCGTTTACGGTGACTCAGGAAGCACGACAGCACGGAAAGCTGACGAACCTTGGCCACACCGTATTGGTGCAGTTTGACCATCAAGCAAAGTGCGCGATGCCCATAGAGGGCGAGCTCCGCGAGGCGCTACTTGCCCACCTGCACGATGCACCAGAGCCTGCGTAA
- a CDS encoding MalY/PatB family protein, whose protein sequence is MAFDFATPVERRHPDGGYASQKWHRYEAEVLPLWVADMDFRSPPAVIDALKARVEHGVYGYGEVPATLTETLCQWSAHHYDWPIDADWQLWLPGVVPALHFAAMALTQPGEGVLTITPIYPPFLAVAERTGRLAQQAMLAEPTAPGEPWQLDIDALEAAITPQTRLLLWCHPHNPTGRVWREEELSQLAALIERHDLWVVSDELHCDLLLDRGARHRPLAAMFPELAKRTITLWAPSKTFNLAGLTSACAIIPDAALRKRFAAATKGFLPDGNVLGLVAAEAAYRDGEAWRQALLEVLREHRASLEARVALWSGVALSPPESTYLAWLDMRQAGLGESPAKALLEQAGVALSDGAAFSSPGFVRLNFGTTASQLEAALARMDRLLKPAQS, encoded by the coding sequence ATGGCGTTTGATTTTGCCACGCCCGTTGAGCGGCGCCACCCCGACGGCGGTTATGCATCGCAAAAGTGGCACCGCTATGAGGCGGAGGTACTGCCGTTATGGGTAGCGGATATGGATTTTCGCTCCCCGCCAGCGGTGATTGATGCGTTAAAAGCGCGGGTTGAGCACGGTGTTTACGGCTATGGCGAAGTTCCCGCTACGCTAACAGAAACCCTGTGCCAGTGGAGCGCTCACCATTACGATTGGCCCATTGACGCGGACTGGCAGCTGTGGCTTCCCGGGGTCGTACCAGCGCTGCATTTTGCGGCCATGGCACTGACTCAGCCCGGTGAGGGCGTGCTTACCATTACACCCATCTATCCGCCGTTTCTGGCGGTTGCCGAACGCACGGGGCGGCTAGCCCAGCAGGCGATGTTAGCCGAGCCAACGGCCCCTGGCGAGCCTTGGCAGCTGGATATTGACGCGCTGGAGGCGGCAATTACCCCACAAACGCGGCTGCTGCTATGGTGCCATCCGCATAACCCCACTGGGCGGGTGTGGCGGGAGGAAGAGCTTAGCCAGCTGGCGGCGCTGATAGAGCGCCATGATCTGTGGGTTGTCTCTGACGAACTGCATTGTGATCTTCTGTTGGATCGGGGTGCTCGTCACCGGCCCTTGGCCGCAATGTTTCCTGAGTTAGCCAAGCGAACCATCACGCTATGGGCGCCGTCAAAAACGTTCAATCTTGCAGGGCTTACCAGCGCCTGTGCCATCATTCCGGATGCTGCGCTGCGTAAGCGCTTCGCTGCTGCCACGAAAGGCTTTTTGCCAGATGGCAACGTGCTGGGTTTAGTGGCCGCGGAGGCGGCGTATCGTGACGGTGAGGCTTGGCGTCAGGCGCTTTTAGAGGTCTTGCGGGAGCATCGCGCTAGCTTAGAGGCGCGCGTCGCGTTGTGGTCTGGAGTAGCGTTAAGTCCGCCTGAGTCCACTTATTTAGCGTGGCTCGATATGCGTCAAGCGGGGTTAGGGGAATCGCCCGCCAAGGCGCTACTTGAGCAGGCGGGCGTTGCGCTTTCTGACGGTGCTGCGTTTAGCAGCCCAGGCTTTGTGCGGCTTAACTTTGGCACCACCGCTTCCCAGTTGGAAGCGGCGTTGGCGCGCATGGATCGGTTGTTAAAGCCTGCTCAGAGCTAA
- a CDS encoding co-chaperone YbbN has protein sequence MSIIDPRTGNPLTADPADTGNAQNAQAGTERPSVAPEDVIIELNANNIQQVLEASMQVPVLLGAYSPSDSACSTLVTLLEKLAVDYAGAFLLAKLDITANPEIAGQLGVRSVPDVKLVSQGGLVDGFQGALPEKEVREWLNRYFPAPGDAPPSPEEQAEEALTAGDAPAAREIYQSLVSQYPEHYAYQVGLAKALVAEGRGEDARSVLDNLPPEERDAAPARGVRASIEFSEQALSSDEIAALGNRTDSDAQYQRALRQVADGQYDAGLEALLALMKQDRAYNDDAARKTLLQVFDALGADHPLTVTYRRKLFALLY, from the coding sequence ATGTCGATTATTGATCCCCGCACAGGGAATCCGCTTACCGCAGATCCCGCTGATACCGGTAATGCCCAAAATGCTCAGGCAGGCACTGAACGCCCTTCCGTAGCTCCTGAAGACGTCATCATTGAGCTGAACGCGAATAATATTCAGCAGGTGCTAGAAGCCTCTATGCAGGTTCCTGTATTGCTAGGCGCCTACTCCCCCAGTGACAGCGCCTGTAGCACCCTTGTTACGCTGCTAGAGAAACTCGCGGTTGATTATGCGGGTGCGTTTTTACTCGCTAAGCTAGATATCACCGCTAACCCAGAGATTGCCGGCCAACTTGGCGTGCGCTCGGTTCCCGATGTCAAACTGGTGAGCCAAGGCGGCTTAGTGGATGGCTTCCAGGGCGCGCTGCCGGAAAAAGAGGTGCGCGAGTGGCTAAACCGTTACTTCCCCGCCCCCGGCGATGCGCCACCGAGCCCCGAAGAGCAAGCAGAAGAAGCGCTAACGGCAGGCGATGCACCCGCCGCACGCGAGATTTATCAATCGCTGGTCAGCCAGTATCCGGAGCACTACGCCTATCAGGTGGGCTTAGCGAAAGCGCTGGTCGCCGAAGGCCGTGGTGAGGATGCGCGCAGCGTGCTGGATAACTTACCCCCCGAAGAGCGCGATGCTGCGCCTGCACGCGGTGTGCGTGCCAGCATTGAATTCAGCGAACAAGCACTTTCCAGTGATGAAATCGCTGCGCTCGGTAATCGTACAGACAGCGATGCCCAGTACCAGCGAGCGCTGCGCCAAGTGGCCGACGGCCAGTACGACGCAGGCCTGGAAGCACTGCTCGCGCTAATGAAGCAGGATCGCGCCTACAACGACGATGCGGCCCGCAAAACCCTGCTGCAAGTCTTTGATGCACTAGGCGCCGACCATCCGCTGACCGTCACCTATCGGCGCAAGCTATTTGCTCTGTTGTACTAA
- a CDS encoding rhodanese-like domain-containing protein, with translation MNGYAANGVYKNALLLRPSSSLPRRLVGIAAACALLAGGVSVAVAEEAPAYRETNLGLYVTAKEAFELMQHDESALLIDVRDPVEIKFTGFAEPTDIHVPWVLADRSQFDSESQTWPMARNSDFAAQVAAALEAHSADADTPIIVMCRSGATRSAPAADVITEMGYSEVYSVSDGFEGGTLADGDSKGVRARNGWRNSGLPWSYEINPDVAWYEAQ, from the coding sequence ATGAATGGTTATGCTGCTAACGGTGTTTATAAAAACGCTCTGCTTTTACGGCCCTCTTCTTCGTTGCCGCGTCGCTTAGTGGGGATAGCGGCTGCATGCGCTCTGCTGGCCGGAGGCGTCAGCGTTGCTGTCGCAGAGGAGGCGCCCGCCTACAGAGAGACGAACTTAGGCCTCTATGTGACTGCTAAAGAGGCCTTTGAACTGATGCAGCACGACGAAAGCGCACTGCTTATTGATGTGCGTGACCCTGTTGAAATTAAATTTACCGGATTTGCTGAGCCGACCGATATCCACGTGCCGTGGGTATTGGCTGATCGTTCGCAGTTTGATAGTGAAAGTCAGACATGGCCCATGGCGCGTAACAGCGATTTTGCGGCACAGGTGGCGGCTGCCCTGGAGGCGCACAGTGCCGATGCTGACACGCCGATTATTGTGATGTGTCGCTCTGGTGCGACACGCAGCGCGCCTGCCGCTGATGTCATCACAGAAATGGGGTACTCAGAGGTTTATTCCGTCAGCGATGGTTTTGAAGGCGGCACACTGGCGGACGGTGACTCTAAAGGAGTGCGCGCCCGTAACGGCTGGCGCAACTCGGGCTTGCCCTGGAGCTATGAGATTAACCCAGACGTGGCATGGTACGAGGCGCAATAA
- the rpsT gene encoding 30S ribosomal protein S20, with protein sequence MANSKQARKRARQAETRRVLKASQRSMVRTYIKRVIKAINTGDHGKAMEEFKVMQPVVDRIADKDVLSKKKAARLKSRLNKRIKALAA encoded by the coding sequence GTGGCGAACAGCAAGCAAGCACGCAAGCGCGCCCGCCAGGCCGAGACTCGTCGCGTCCTGAAAGCCAGCCAGCGCAGCATGGTCCGCACCTACATCAAGCGTGTGATCAAAGCGATCAACACTGGCGACCATGGCAAAGCAATGGAAGAGTTCAAAGTCATGCAGCCGGTTGTCGACCGCATCGCTGACAAAGACGTTCTTTCTAAGAAGAAAGCAGCACGTCTAAAAAGCCGCTTGAACAAGCGCATTAAGGCTCTGGCGGCGTAA
- the murJ gene encoding murein biosynthesis integral membrane protein MurJ, which yields MTVNTPPQANMSPARRGLMRSGLVVSAMTMLSRVMGLVRDVVVATFLGAGNGADAFFVAFKIPNFLRRLFAEGAFNQAFIPVLSEYSTQRSKQEIRELLNAVAGSLTAMLALITALAMLGAPWLVWVFAPGFGRDPEKLAMTADMLRLTFPYLLLISLTAFSGSVLNTWNRFAVPAFTPVLLNISLIGAALLLMPLMEEPAMALAWGVLIAGAAQLAFQVPFLLRLGLLPTPWPNFAHEGVKRILKLMAPALFGVSVSQINLLLDTVLASLLVAGSVSWLYYSDRLVELPLGVFGVAIGTIILPALSKRHAEKSTEHFSAMLDWAIRVVLLLGVPAALALAILAEPFLITLFHYGAMTDHDIQMAAMSLRAYAFGLLAFMLIKVLAPGFFARQDTKTPVKVGIIAMVANMVFNLILVWPLAHAGLALATALSAFLNAGLLGYLLYRQKVLIFQPGWGRYAVQLGGGSALMSIALYLIAPDWQAWLAFELWQRIRWVAGLVVLGGGLYFAWLTAFGLRLRHFKMNS from the coding sequence ATGACCGTCAACACGCCACCACAAGCAAATATGTCGCCTGCGCGCCGTGGGCTGATGCGCTCTGGGTTAGTGGTCAGTGCCATGACCATGCTTTCGCGCGTCATGGGGCTGGTGCGCGATGTCGTGGTTGCCACGTTTCTGGGTGCGGGCAACGGTGCTGATGCGTTTTTTGTGGCATTTAAGATCCCCAATTTTTTACGGCGCTTGTTTGCCGAAGGGGCGTTTAACCAAGCGTTTATCCCTGTCCTTTCGGAATACTCTACCCAGCGCAGTAAGCAGGAAATTCGTGAGTTGTTAAATGCGGTAGCGGGCAGTTTAACGGCGATGCTAGCGCTCATCACCGCCTTGGCGATGCTGGGGGCGCCTTGGCTGGTATGGGTGTTTGCCCCTGGCTTTGGACGCGACCCTGAAAAGCTGGCGATGACCGCTGATATGTTGCGGCTCACCTTTCCCTATTTGCTGTTGATTTCGTTAACTGCCTTTTCTGGCAGCGTGCTGAACACGTGGAACCGTTTTGCGGTGCCCGCCTTCACCCCCGTGCTGCTGAATATTTCGCTGATCGGCGCGGCGCTGCTGCTAATGCCGTTAATGGAAGAGCCCGCCATGGCACTGGCCTGGGGGGTATTAATTGCCGGTGCTGCCCAGTTAGCGTTTCAAGTGCCGTTTTTGCTGCGCCTGGGGCTGCTGCCGACGCCCTGGCCTAACTTTGCCCACGAGGGCGTTAAGCGTATTCTTAAGCTCATGGCGCCCGCGCTGTTCGGCGTGTCGGTATCGCAAATTAACCTGTTGTTGGATACCGTACTGGCGTCGCTGTTAGTAGCGGGCAGTGTGTCTTGGCTCTACTACTCAGATAGGTTGGTTGAGCTACCGCTTGGGGTGTTTGGCGTTGCGATTGGCACGATTATTCTACCCGCGCTTTCCAAGCGCCATGCGGAGAAGTCGACCGAGCACTTCTCTGCGATGCTTGATTGGGCGATTCGGGTGGTGCTGCTGCTTGGCGTGCCTGCGGCGCTGGCGCTGGCAATTTTAGCGGAGCCGTTTTTGATTACCCTGTTTCATTACGGTGCAATGACGGATCACGATATCCAAATGGCGGCCATGAGCCTGCGCGCTTACGCGTTTGGCCTGCTGGCATTTATGCTCATCAAGGTATTAGCACCGGGTTTCTTTGCTCGTCAGGATACCAAAACTCCAGTGAAAGTCGGCATTATCGCTATGGTGGCTAACATGGTGTTTAACCTGATACTGGTGTGGCCATTAGCCCATGCAGGCCTAGCCCTTGCCACCGCGCTGTCGGCGTTTTTAAATGCCGGGCTGTTGGGTTACCTGCTTTACCGCCAGAAGGTATTGATCTTTCAGCCCGGATGGGGGCGTTACGCCGTTCAATTGGGCGGTGGCAGCGCGCTGATGAGTATCGCACTTTATCTAATCGCACCTGATTGGCAGGCTTGGCTGGCGTTTGAGCTGTGGCAGCGCATCCGCTGGGTGGCAGGGTTAGTGGTGTTGGGTGGCGGGCTCTACTTTGCCTGGCTAACGGCGTTTGGCCTGCGGCTGCGTCACTTTAAAATGAATAGCTAA